In the bacterium SCSIO 12741 genome, ACATACAGCGTTGAGTGAATCAACTGCAGCAGTAGCTTCCCACTCAGCCAAATCAACTGAACCTTTCAAAGTGAGGGAAAGACCGTCGATTTCATAATCCATAGTTACAATTTGCTGTTTTCCGTTCATCGTCAAACGTACTTCCACCAAATTTTCCTCCTCATTCATGGCCACAACCTCACCCTGCATCATCTCACCATCGGTTAGGTTACCGAAGAAGCGGTTGCCAATTTTCTTATCGCGATCAGCATTGTTACTATTCACGCTCGAGGTGTAAATACTCAATTGAGCGTCGTTGAGCAGCTGAGCAGGGTTTTCCTTTGTACCATTGGCTACTACGCTCACAGAATCAAAGGTTCCGCCAACGCCAGTCCTTTCGGTAAACTTAAACGCCGTCCAATCCACACTAACCGACGCTGGGTCGATGGTGTAGCTGCAGCTTTCGCTGTCGAGTTTTAGGTTTTCTTTTTTTGTTTCGGTTTCATTCGACCCCGACTCACCACCACAGGCGGTCAGCATAATTGAGGCCACCATAAATAGACCTGTCCAGTACTTCATGATTTCCAATTGAGAGATTTGCTAACAAATTTGGTACAAATCAGCCAGCAAGCGGTTTATTTTCCCTGGATTATTTTTCCAGCCAAATCGCTTTCGGAAGAATGGTATTGATAGAGGTACAATCCCTGAGACCAGGATTCGTGTGCTACCCGGTGCTCTCCGGCTTCGAGTCTTTCCCACTGATAGCTTTCCAAAACCTTACCGTTAACATCCATCACATCCAAACGAACGTCCTCTTCTCCACGTGGTAATTCCAACACCCATTCTAATCCTGTATCATAAATGCGGATAGAAGAAGCAGAAGTCATGTCGGCAGACAAGGTGTTTCCAGATACCACAACTTCCTGGGTTAGTACCTGATAACATTCGGCATTTACTAAAGCCAATTGAGATACGGTATACACTCCCTCCTCTTTAAATATATGTGTAGGATTCGTTTCATTCGATGATTCACCATCACCAAACATCCAGGCGATGGTTCGCATTCCTTCACTTTGATTATAAAAGGACACCTCGGTTTCACCAGCCAAATCAGCTCCCAAATTCACCACTTCAAATGCAGCAAAATTACCTGGAGCCTCAGTGATGGTTATAAATTCAGTTTGAGATTCGCACTGTCCCTGTACATCGGACACTACGGTCTTGTAAATTCCTGGCGCCAAATCTTTGGCCTTTTGATAATGTCCGTCTACTTCTATTAGCTGACTGTTTCCCTGAAGATCAAACACACTAAGGGACCAATTTGCAGGATCTACATTACTTAATAGAATGTCACCATCTTCTTTTCCCTGGCAAGTCTCGGTGGAGTAATACAACTCTTCATAAGGTTGAGACACCTGAAGGACGTAGCGGTGAACATTTTCATTTGCTGTTAAAGAGAATCGGATAGTATCTCCTTGTGACAAGGAACGGTAAGTATTTTCCTTTTTGTCATAAAGCACCATACAGAAATTACCCTCTGGCACCTGATCTACATGCAATTCAAATTGTCCGGATTCATGGCAACGGGTAATTAATGGAACTTCCAGCTTTTTTATTCCAGCTGGAACAGCGCTTACCTGTAATTCATCTCCGCCCATAGCAAATCCTAAGTCAGGAATAGCTCCAGGATTACCTATGATATAAGCATCGTGCTTGCCATCGAAATCAAGCGTTGCATCTTGCTTGAAATCCAAAGCACAATAAGTAACAATGTCTTCTCCCAAGTTTTTCAATGACAACTTGAAGCGGTTACTCAATGGCGCCGCTTTGCGGAAAGCTGCATCGGTATCCACTTTGTCATTCTCCTGGAAGGATATGGAATTGGTGGCACTATTAACGTGTACAAAGAATCCCTGATACTGTGCAATGTAGTTGGAAGGAGAAAGCAAATTAGTAGCTACATAACCACCACCGGTAAATACATAACCAACTGCATCAACTCCAACCAAGCTCACTTGATTCCAATCGATGGATGATGGATAAGGATTACCAATCAAGTGCCATCCCATTCCGCCAGTAAAGCTCAAGTTGGACAAAGTAATGTTTCCTTGATTAGGAGCTCCACTTAAGCTAAAGTCATAGGAAGAGAAATTAGGACCACCAGAATAATAAGAGAGTACATTCAAGTAGTTGTTGGAATTTCCAATGGACGATGGAGCTTGCCAGCCGTCATTAAAGCTTCCTGATGAACCAGCTGCCGCTTCATTGAAATAGAAGCAGGAAGATATTCCAGCACTCGGATTATTAGACCCAGAGAAGCCGTAGAAATACATTCCATTTGGATTGTTGGTCGCATCATACTTAATATCATTCAAAGTAGAGTTGGCGATCGGTGTTGAGATGTGGCGGTAATCCACTGAGTTTACAGCAGAAATATGTCGCTGAGAAGTAATGGTTCCTGATAAGCTACCTGTAATCTCACCAATGCTTGCTGTTCCGGACGCATCAGAGATTAAGGTTATTCTTCCCCCCGCGTTAAAATTACCGGTAGTAATCTCCAAACGGGTGCGGATCGATGTAGAACCGGCTACCACAGCCACTCCAGCTGAGTTGTCAATTTCCAAGACCCCAAATTCTGTCGTTCCGCTGATTTGCTGAGCCGAAGTTCCATTCATCACAATGGATCCGTTTCCATCGATTTGACCGTAACCGGACCAATCGCCTTCCACGTTCAGGTCATTTCCAGCAAGATCAATCACTCCGCCATTGTTCACAGAGACGGAACGAACGGTAGTGGCGGACATTACGGTAACCCGGTGACCAGGTAAAATGGTCACGTCGTCAGTAGGCCCTGGGACTGTTCCTCCCGACCAAGTGCTGGCCGTATTCCAGTCTCCATCCTGATTGGACTGGAAGGGCAGATCATCGCCTCCGGTAAATGTTCCCAACTGGGTTACACCTGTAGCCGAAAGCTGGTTAGAGGCTGTTTGGGCAGAACCAAAGCTGCTCCACTGGTTTGTAGGATCCAGAAAACGGGCAACTATTAAGGATTCCGTTCCCACAATATCAATGTCTGCATAAGACAGGGTCACATTGTAGTTGAAGTTGCTCACGTTGTTTCCGCCAACAACCCAGTAACGGGTAATTCTATTGGTAGGCGTACCTAAACTTGGGTGATTCTGGTCTACAGAACGGAAGGAGAAATAAGCTCCTGAACCCAAGGTAGCCGAGTTTAACGAGAAGGTAATCGGTGTGAACTGAGAGTTATCACCTACAGGAATGGTAATCGTAGAACCTGCACTGGAATAAATTTTACGAATCTCACCGTTTCCACTGGCCTGAATGTAAGCCGTGGATTGCCCCCCTGTAATAGTGGCACTGGCGTTCAATATCAAATTGCTGTTTGCCAATCTCAATCTACCAGAGTTAAGCACTAAACCTTCGGTAAGTGTCAAATCATTGGCCAGCGTAAAGTCTCCGATTATATTGAGCTCCAGGTATTTCAAAATGATGTTGGGCATGTTGGATGGAGGCGTAGTTCCTGATGGAACAATCACACTATCCTCAGCCAAGGGCACCTGACCATCAGCCCAGTTACAAGCATCAAACCAATCGGTGCTGTTTTCACCCGTCCATTCACCGTGAAGGCCACCTCCAATGATTCCGATTGAAACCACGTTGGAAATGTGCGTTCCACAAGCAGCAGAAGTTTGAACCCGGTAGTATGTTCGTGCCGCCAAATTAGAGGCGTTGTAAACAGTATCGGTAGCTCCAGAAATATTCGAAAAATTAGTTCCATCAGAAGAGCTCTGCCATTGAATCGATCCTTCAGAATCAACTACTTCTAAAGTGGTTCCACTTGAAGGACAAATCAATGTATCGGTAGCAGAAACTACACCGGCAAATACACAAGGCTCAAATTTGATATCGGCCTGACCATAAACCGTGGAGGTAATAATATTGGTAGGCATATTGTTCGTAGAACTGGCGTAGCAAGATCCATTAATGGTAATCTGCCCGCTGGTGGTCGGCATAGAAACCGAACCGTATAATCCAGAGCTCTGGCTATTCAAGCGAACGGCTACAACGTACTGCTGTCCACTGGTTAGGCTCACTGGAGAAATACTTGCGTAAGACCAATCTCCGTTGCCCGTAACATTGGTAGTAGCCAAAACAGATCCAGAAGGATAGGAGTACAAGCGAACAGTATGAGTAACTCCGTCTCTCCAACGGCCACCTAATTCAGTAACATTTCCATTGGCGTTGGCCGTGAACCGATAGCCCATATTGTAATTCCAGTTCAGGTTTTGAGCCGTGATTGGAGGATTCAAAGCCTGAAGTGGGTAATCCGGGTCGGTTACAGTAATCGTCAAAACGGTAGAGGTATCACCAGAACAACCTCCTCCCGAAACGTAAGTTCTATAGTGCATGGTTTGACCCAGAGGTCCGGTATTGTAGGAAGATCCTGTTGCACCACTGATGTTAGTAAAGTTGCTTCCATCCGTAGATTGTTGCCATTGAACGGAACCAATATTGTTGACCAAATTGATGGTCACACTATCCCATTTATTCAGAGAAGTTTGGCTCGCACTCAACAATCCGGCATAAGCACATGGCTCGAAACGCATATCAGCTAATCCATAGACATAGCTAGTAGTGGAATTTGTTGGCATCACATTGCTTGAAGAAACATAAGTTCCATTCAAAATCTCAACCCCGGCCGAATTTTGTGGAGTGGATAGGTTAGAATAGGTTCCGCTCGACTGCGCATTTAACCTCACCGCCACTACATATTGCTGTCCGCTGGTCAAATTAACTGGAGTAATAGAGGTGTATGCCCAATCCATAGATCCAGTCACATTAGCCGTAGCTAAAACGGTTCCCGATGGGTAAGCATAAAGACGAACGGTATGCTGAACGCCGTCTCTCCAGCGTCCACCCAATTCAGTTACCTGTCCGTTTTGAGTGGCCTCAAAACGATAACCCATGTTGTAATTCCAGTTTAGGTTTTGTCCGGTCACAGCAGGATTTTGCACCCGCAAAGGATAAAATGGATCCTCCCGGGAAACAACTAACATGTTTGAAGTATCGGAACCGCAACCTCCAGAAGTGGTACGTGTTCTAAAGTACATTTGAGAAGTGATGGCTCCAGAACTGACTTGAATTCCAGTTGCACCAGGCATGTCTGTAAAGTTCACTCCGTCTGATGAAGATTGCCATTGAATACTTCCAATGTTGTTTTGTACGGTTAGGGTCGTACTATCTCCTTCAATAACTTTTTCTGAACCGGCAGTAATGGTACCGGCGAAAATACAGGGAACGAAAGTAATGTCTGCCTGACCATACATGGCCGTGGTCACATTATTGGTTGGCATGTTATTGGATCCGAAAGCGTAGGAGGTATTTGAAATGGTAATTCCACCTTGATTAATCGGAAGAGCGATGTTGGTTCCGGATGAGTAACACCCGCTTGACTGGGAGTTTAATCGAACCGCTACCACGTACTCCGAACCGGCAGTCACGTTTACCGCTGTTCCTAATGTGTTGTAGGCCCAATTAATAGAACCGGTCACATTCGTGGATGCCAGCAGCGTACCCGACGGATAGGAATACAATCGTACGGTGTGAACCACTCCATCGGTCCATCGACCACCGAGTTGGGTTATCTGTCCATTCACATTTGCAGTGAATCGATAACCCATATTGTAATTCCAGTTAATATTCTGGTTTGTCAAAGTGGGGTTTTCCAGCTTCAGCGGACTCACCTGCGAGTACGCAGTTGTTACCCCAATAAATAAAGTTGCAAGCCATAGTAGGCTCGCCATTTTGAATTTCGTCATTTTCCCTAATCCTAAATTCAGACGTATATATCAAAACTATACGACGAGATTGAATAAAGGTTTTAATTCAGCTCAATTTGCCGCGTATTTCGATGAAAATCAATTTGATTCCACAAAATCTTAGTTCAACAATTATTTTATTCAGATTTTAGCGGAGTCTATGAAAACACTGAAGCTTCTGATCATTCTGTGCCTGTCAATTTTAACACTTAAAGGCCATGCGCAAACACCGGTAAAAAAATTGACGATTTCTTATTCGAACCTATCTACTTCGGATGGAAAAATCATGGTTTTGATTCAAAATGAGTCGGAAAAGGATGTTTCCAAAATGGTTTTACCCGTGTACAACAACGAAGCCTCCGTAACCCTTTTCTTAAAACCCGGAAAATATGGAGTCACTGCTTACCATGATGTTAATGGCAATGAAGAGCTGGACACCAATTTCTTGGGAGTTCCTACCGAACCCTATGGCTTCTCCAATGATGCCCGCGGAACTTTAGGCAAACCCGACTACCAGGATGTTTTATTTGACCTTTCCGAAGACCAGACTATTACCTTTGAATTAAAGTAATTCTTTCCTACATGATTTCCATTGAAGAAGCCTATCAGCGGGTGATCAACAACACCGAACTGGCATCTGAAGAATTGATTTCGGTTTCCGAATCGCTCCATCGACGGTTGACCCGAACTTTGGAGGCTCCCATACACCTACCCCTTTTCGACAACTCAGCGGTGGACGGCTATGCCCTCGGTCCGAATGTAAATCCTGCTGGAGCTACCTTTGAAATAGCGTATGAAGTACCTGCAGGTGACACTCAAAAAAGAACCTTAAATCCGGGTGAAGTGGCTCGAATCTTCACCGGAGCTCCAATACCCGAAAACACCGCATCGGTGGTCATGCAAGAGTTTACCCAAAATGATGGAAATACGGTAAGCTTTGCGGAAAACACTCCCTTTAAAGAAGGTAACCACATCAGGCGAAAGGGAAAAGAAGTAGAAATGGGCAAAGAGCTTTTTGACCGGGGATGGCACATTAATCCAGCCACCATTGGATTTCTATCTTCTCTCGGCATTGATCAGGTTCCCTGCTACACCGAACCTCAGATAACCATACTTTCTACCGGAAACGAACTGGTGGAGCCCGGAAAGGAGGTTAAACATGGAGAGATCTACGAATCCAATTGCCGTATGCTCATTGGTGCCTTGAATCAACTTGGAATTAGGCGAATCGAGGCACAAAAATTAGGCGATGACCTCGAACAAACGCTAAAGACCTTGAAGGCTGCCCTCAATCAATCAGACTATGTGATCATCTCCGGAGGAATATCCGTTGGGAAATACGATTTCGTAAAAACAGCCAATGAGCAATTAGGCGTAGAATCTTTATTTTACAAAGTGCGTCAAAAGCCGGGCAAGCCTCTATTTTTTGGAAAGAAAGAAAGCTGTCTGGTATTTGCCTTACCTGGAAATCCGGCAGCAGCTCTTACCTGTTTTTACCGCTACCTCAAACCTTCACTGGAAAAACACGGAGGCTCTAAAAACTTCGACCCATCTTTTCTAAAACTTCCACTGCAACAAGATTTTTTCAAAAAAGGAGACCGCGCCGTAATGCTCAAAGCATCTATTCAAAATGGTTCCGTTAGCCTATTGGATGGGCAAAGTTCGGCCATGCTCTACTCCTTCGCAGAGGCCAATGCACTGGTGCAACTTCCGACTGAAGAAAAGCAATACCATACAGGAGATGAGGTTTTGGTGATTCCCTTGTAGTTTTTCCGGATTTCGTTCGTTAAATTT is a window encoding:
- a CDS encoding YceI family protein; this encodes MKYWTGLFMVASIMLTACGGESGSNETETKKENLKLDSESCSYTIDPASVSVDWTAFKFTERTGVGGTFDSVSVVANGTKENPAQLLNDAQLSIYTSSVNSNNADRDKKIGNRFFGNLTDGEMMQGEVVAMNEEENLVEVRLTMNGKQQIVTMDYEIDGLSLTLKGSVDLAEWEATAAVDSLNAVCYELHKGEDGVSKLWNDVDITVKALLEKKCN
- a CDS encoding DUF4082 domain-containing protein, yielding MSPLKLENPTLTNQNINWNYNMGYRFTANVNGQITQLGGRWTDGVVHTVRLYSYPSGTLLASTNVTGSINWAYNTLGTAVNVTAGSEYVVAVRLNSQSSGCYSSGTNIALPINQGGITISNTSYAFGSNNMPTNNVTTAMYGQADITFVPCIFAGTITAGSEKVIEGDSTTLTVQNNIGSIQWQSSSDGVNFTDMPGATGIQVSSGAITSQMYFRTRTTSGGCGSDTSNMLVVSREDPFYPLRVQNPAVTGQNLNWNYNMGYRFEATQNGQVTELGGRWRDGVQHTVRLYAYPSGTVLATANVTGSMDWAYTSITPVNLTSGQQYVVAVRLNAQSSGTYSNLSTPQNSAGVEILNGTYVSSSNVMPTNSTTSYVYGLADMRFEPCAYAGLLSASQTSLNKWDSVTINLVNNIGSVQWQQSTDGSNFTNISGATGSSYNTGPLGQTMHYRTYVSGGGCSGDTSTVLTITVTDPDYPLQALNPPITAQNLNWNYNMGYRFTANANGNVTELGGRWRDGVTHTVRLYSYPSGSVLATTNVTGNGDWSYASISPVSLTSGQQYVVAVRLNSQSSGLYGSVSMPTTSGQITINGSCYASSTNNMPTNIITSTVYGQADIKFEPCVFAGVVSATDTLICPSSGTTLEVVDSEGSIQWQSSSDGTNFSNISGATDTVYNASNLAARTYYRVQTSAACGTHISNVVSIGIIGGGLHGEWTGENSTDWFDACNWADGQVPLAEDSVIVPSGTTPPSNMPNIILKYLELNIIGDFTLANDLTLTEGLVLNSGRLRLANSNLILNASATITGGQSTAYIQASGNGEIRKIYSSAGSTITIPVGDNSQFTPITFSLNSATLGSGAYFSFRSVDQNHPSLGTPTNRITRYWVVGGNNVSNFNYNVTLSYADIDIVGTESLIVARFLDPTNQWSSFGSAQTASNQLSATGVTQLGTFTGGDDLPFQSNQDGDWNTASTWSGGTVPGPTDDVTILPGHRVTVMSATTVRSVSVNNGGVIDLAGNDLNVEGDWSGYGQIDGNGSIVMNGTSAQQISGTTEFGVLEIDNSAGVAVVAGSTSIRTRLEITTGNFNAGGRITLISDASGTASIGEITGSLSGTITSQRHISAVNSVDYRHISTPIANSTLNDIKYDATNNPNGMYFYGFSGSNNPSAGISSCFYFNEAAAGSSGSFNDGWQAPSSIGNSNNYLNVLSYYSGGPNFSSYDFSLSGAPNQGNITLSNLSFTGGMGWHLIGNPYPSSIDWNQVSLVGVDAVGYVFTGGGYVATNLLSPSNYIAQYQGFFVHVNSATNSISFQENDKVDTDAAFRKAAPLSNRFKLSLKNLGEDIVTYCALDFKQDATLDFDGKHDAYIIGNPGAIPDLGFAMGGDELQVSAVPAGIKKLEVPLITRCHESGQFELHVDQVPEGNFCMVLYDKKENTYRSLSQGDTIRFSLTANENVHRYVLQVSQPYEELYYSTETCQGKEDGDILLSNVDPANWSLSVFDLQGNSQLIEVDGHYQKAKDLAPGIYKTVVSDVQGQCESQTEFITITEAPGNFAAFEVVNLGADLAGETEVSFYNQSEGMRTIAWMFGDGESSNETNPTHIFKEEGVYTVSQLALVNAECYQVLTQEVVVSGNTLSADMTSASSIRIYDTGLEWVLELPRGEEDVRLDVMDVNGKVLESYQWERLEAGEHRVAHESWSQGLYLYQYHSSESDLAGKIIQGK
- a CDS encoding DUF2141 domain-containing protein, encoding MKTLKLLIILCLSILTLKGHAQTPVKKLTISYSNLSTSDGKIMVLIQNESEKDVSKMVLPVYNNEASVTLFLKPGKYGVTAYHDVNGNEELDTNFLGVPTEPYGFSNDARGTLGKPDYQDVLFDLSEDQTITFELK
- a CDS encoding molybdopterin molybdotransferase MoeA produces the protein MISIEEAYQRVINNTELASEELISVSESLHRRLTRTLEAPIHLPLFDNSAVDGYALGPNVNPAGATFEIAYEVPAGDTQKRTLNPGEVARIFTGAPIPENTASVVMQEFTQNDGNTVSFAENTPFKEGNHIRRKGKEVEMGKELFDRGWHINPATIGFLSSLGIDQVPCYTEPQITILSTGNELVEPGKEVKHGEIYESNCRMLIGALNQLGIRRIEAQKLGDDLEQTLKTLKAALNQSDYVIISGGISVGKYDFVKTANEQLGVESLFYKVRQKPGKPLFFGKKESCLVFALPGNPAAALTCFYRYLKPSLEKHGGSKNFDPSFLKLPLQQDFFKKGDRAVMLKASIQNGSVSLLDGQSSAMLYSFAEANALVQLPTEEKQYHTGDEVLVIPL